The following is a genomic window from Pseudomonadota bacterium.
TGTGATCGTTTACATCAATTCTGATGAGCGATACCTTTTCGCTGGCACGCAATTTATCCTGTACTCTACCCGGGTCTGTATTTATGTCCCCTAAAATTACTTTCTTAATCCGCTCCTGTTTAATAAGGTCCCGGGCAACTCCCTGACCCATACCCCCGGTTCCGCCTACAACTAATGCTCGCATTCCAACTACCTCCTTAGATTATAATTTTCTCATATGGGCACATTATTTCTTGTTAATATCGAAATCCCCTTCCAGAAGCTCGGTAAGCACCCCGTGGAGCTTATTGGGGTGATGTACGAAGGCATATCTTGTCCCGAAGAGCTCTCTTGGTTTGCTATCAATAAGTTTGATGTTTTTTTCTTTAAGCTCCAACATTGCCTTTGAAAGGTCATCTACTTTGTACGATATAAGGAAGGCGCCTTCTCCTCTGTTATCAATAAATTTAGCGACTTCTCCATCCGGTGCAGTTGATTCCATAAATTCTACAGCCACTTCACCTATACAATACCGTGCTACTTTGATTTTTTCTGATTCCGCAGTATATTCACATGTTGGCATTAACCCGAAATCTTCTCTGTATATCCTTTTCGTTTGTTCAAGGTCTTTTACCGCAAAACAGATATGGTCAATCTTCTCTATCTTCATTCCTTCACCTCTTATCTTTTAAACCAGTATCTCGTGAAACGTATCTCGTCTTATAACTATTCACTATTCACTATTCACTGCCTTCATCACCTTTCACCTTTTGCTTTTTCTCTATCGCATTTAATATCTTATCCGGTGTAAGCGGAAATTCTTTAATATCGACACCAATGGCATTACAGATGGCGCCACAATAAGCCTGGGCTGCTGACATTGCAATGGACATTCCTGCCTCTTTAGCCCCGTATGGCCCGTTCGGATCAATGGTTTCAACAATAATATTATTGATTCTGGGCATATCGATAGCCAATGGCACCATGTAGTCAAGCTGGTCAGGGTTTAATACCCTTCCGTTATACCAGAGAATATATTCGCTCAGCATACCACCCTGTCCACCCATAGCAATACCACCCTCGAATTGACCTTCGATTACCTTCGGGTTAAGCGCATATCCTACATCCTGAGCAGCGGTAACTTCGAGGACATCAACCTTTCCTGTCTCAGGATCAACTTTCACTTCAGTGATTACCGTACCAAAAGAAAAGGTCTCAGAGAGCTGACCGGAGGGATTTTCCACCCATTCACGCTTGCTATCCACCTTGGGCCAGTAAGATCCTTCACCGCTGATTGACTCGCTCCGGCTTAATGCTATC
Proteins encoded in this region:
- a CDS encoding VOC family protein, whose protein sequence is MKIEKIDHICFAVKDLEQTKRIYREDFGLMPTCEYTAESEKIKVARYCIGEVAVEFMESTAPDGEVAKFIDNRGEGAFLISYKVDDLSKAMLELKEKNIKLIDSKPRELFGTRYAFVHHPNKLHGVLTELLEGDFDINKK